One Ilumatobacter fluminis genomic window, CGTCGCCAGCGTGGCATCGGTCGACGAGTGGCGCCGTCGATTGGGCATCGAAGCCAAGAACATCCGCCGTCGTGACGGCATCGACAAGTTGGAACGCCAGAAGCGCGACACCCGCCTGTCGTCGTGGACCGACGGCGACGGCATGATCTGCATCCGCGGCCGGTTCGACCCCGTCACCGGCCGACAACTCCTCGGCCGGATCGACAACACCGTCAACGCCCTGTTCGCCGAGACGGTGCCCGACACCTGCCCGACCGACCCGATCGGCAAACAACATCACCTCAACGCCTTGGCCCTGGCCCGACTCGTCGCCGGTGACGCACCCCGATCCGGACGCCCCGAATACATCGTCGTCGTCGACACCTCGTCCGGAGACGGCAACGGTGGCCCCACCGTCGACTGGGGCATCCCCATCGACATCCCCCAACGGGTCCTCGCCGACATGATGAGCGACGGCGTCGTGCACACCGTCGTGGTCCGCAACGGCATCGTGTTGCACGCACCCGGCCAACTCGACCTCGGCCGCTCGACCCGACTGGCATCACCAGCACAACGACGAGCACTGCGAGCGCTGTACGCGACCTGTGCGATCCCCGGCTGCGACACCCGGTTCGAACGCTGCAAGATCCACCACATCATCTGGTGGCGCAACGGCGGCACCACCGACCTCGACAACCTCATCCCAGTCTGCACCCACCACCACACCAAGATCCACGACGACGACTGGCACATCGAGTTGGGTCCGAATCGTGAACTCACCCTCCGATTCCCCGACGGCACCATCCACAACACCGGACCACCCACCCGCCGCGCCGCCTGACCAGGCGGCCGAGCACACCGGCTCGATCTGCATCCCCTCGATCATCCTCGAACACCCCCAACCGTCGGATCACCCCTGCCCCGACACGCCCCTTCACAACCGAAGAACCTCGGGCTCGGACGAGGGTCGGGTACCGGACGGAACACCGCGGCACCGCCGAGGCGATTCGGGAGATCACTCGACCCGATGATCGATGGGTCGGGTGCCGAGCGATGCGAGCAGGGCGCCGTCGCCCGGTGCCCAGGCATCCCGAGCTCGCCTCGCCCAGTGCAGGGCGGCATGGGTGCTCCTCCCGCCGGTCGACCCGGCGAGGCGACCGCCCTCGGCTGTACGGTCGTCGCCATGGGAAGCGGGGTCGGGTTCAGCGTCGTGGGCATCGAGCATCCGCACGTGTTCGAGCTGGTCGAGGGGCTGCTCACTGCCGGGGCTCACGAGGTCGGTCATGCCGGCGACGACGGTCCGCTCATGGAGCTGTACGAGCAGTGGCGTGCCGATTCGCCACGGCTCGACGTTCCCGCTGCGCTCGGTCACGATGCCGCCGATCTCGTCGTCGTCGCTGGCGTGCCTGCCGAGCGAGCCGGTCATGCCGCAGCAGCACTCCGCGCCGGCAAGCACGTGTTGTCCGACAAGCCGGGGGTGACCACGCTCGAGCAACTCGATGACGTCGTCGACGCAGAGCGATCGAGCGGCCGGCGTTGGTGGGTGCTGTTCTCCGAACGGTTCGGCAACCGTGCCGTGAGCGAGGCCGTCCGACGAGCCCGCGCAGGCACGATCGGTCGAGTGGTCGACGTCGTCGGGCTCGGACCCCATTCGCTGCTGGCCGACCAACGACCCGACTGGTTCTGGGATCCGGCGACGTCGGGCGGGATCCTGGCCGACCTGGCGACGCATCAGATCGACCAGTTCTGCGCGATCGCCGACCCCGCCGACACGGCGGTGGTCGAGCTGATCTCGTCGTCGGTCGGCAATGTGAGTTGCCCCGACCGGCCGACGATGCAGGACGTCGGGCGAGTGATGCTGGCCGCCAACGGCGTCGTCGGCACGCATCGGGTCGACTACCTGACCGCTGCCGGACTCGGCAGCTGGGGCGACTGTCGGCTGATGATCACCGGCACCGCCGGCACGCTCGAGGTGAGGGCCAACGTCGACCCGGCCGGGGCCGATGGCGGAGAACACCTCATCCAGGTCGACGCCGACGGCACGCACCGCATCGACGTGGCCGGCGTCGAACTCGACTGGGCGGCTCGGCTCCTCGCCGACATACGCGCCGGCACCGACACGCTGATGACGGCCGCTCACGTGCATCGCGTGTGCCGTCTGGCCGTCACCGCCCAGACCCGAGCCAGGCCGTGGCCCCGTTGACGACCTGCGAACGACGACCTGACGACCGGCGAGGCACGGTTTCGCCGGTTCGCGTTGACCGGCTGCCGGGTCGTGTGGTGGAGTGACTCGATGTTGCGGCGACGGGAGTTCTTGACGGGTGGACTGAGCTTGGCGGCGATCGCCGCCTGCAGCGGCACCGAGTCGAGCAGCTCGACGAGCACGAGCGCTGGCGCCACGACCGCGCCGTCGACCAGCACGACACCGACCACCACGCCGTCACCCGCCACCACCGCTCCGCTGGCGACCACGTCGACCCTGCCGTCGGCGCCTGCCTCACCGATCGCCCCGCCCGGAACACCGGGCCTCGTCGACGAGGCGTTCTTTCGCGCCCGGGTCGACAGCTACCTCGAGTACGCATCGGTCAGGACCAACCCGGGCAACCCGACCGGCATCGTCGTCCAACTCGCACAGGCCCGACGCGACCCGTCGTACTGGTGGGACATCGACGCCGTCACCGTCGAGGCGCTCCAACCGACCTGGACGAAGATCGACGAGTGGCGCGACACGCGTGACTTCGACTTCATGTACCTGAACTGGGTGTATGCCCTGGGCCGGGGTGACACCGACACGACCCGGATCGATCCCGGCGTCATCGACGCGATCGCGTTGCGCACGATCGCGAATCGCTACCGGTACGACGATCCGCTTCCCGACGACCGCATCGACCATCTCTGGTACTGGTCGGAGAACCACCGCCTGATCACGCTCGCGAACGAGTGCCTGGCCGGCGAGATGTTCCCCGACGAGACGTTCCCGGTGACCGGGATGACCGGCGCCGAGCACGCCGCCCGAGCCAAGCCGGACATCCTCGAGTGGATCAACGAACGTGGCCGGTTCGGCTTCTTCGAGTGGCACTCGAACGTCTACATGGCGAAGAACGTCACCCCGCTCCTGATGCTGTGCGAACTGTCGGACGACGACGACCTCGTCCGAGCGGCGGCGGTCGGCCTCGACGCCTGCCTGCTCGACATGGCGTCCCACTATCACCGAGGCGCCTACGTCGCCCCGCACGGACGCACCTACAAGAAGGACAAGATGACCGCCCGTGACGAAGACACCTTCGACCTGGCGAAGATGCTCTTCGACCGCACACCCGGCGGCTACGAGAGCACCACGAGCACGACCGCGACGTACTTCGGTGCTGCAACCCGCTACCGGCCGCCGGCACTCGTCCTCGACGTCGCGCACGACGACTCGACCACCGTCACGAGGGAGCGACACGGTGTCTGGGCCGACGCATCCGAACCGATCACCGACGACCCGGTCGCCCCGTTCGGATACGACTACGACGATCCCGCCAACCTCCCCTTCTGGTGGTCGCTCGGCGCCGTCGGCATGTGGCAGCTCGCCGAGGTCGGCACCGCGCAGGCCGACGAGTTCCGCCTGTGGGAAGGCGACGCCTTCACCCAGGTGAAGCTCCTGAGCGATGCCCAGGGTGGCGACGTCGAGGCGATCAAGGCGTGGGAACAGGCCAACCCGCAGATCCTGAACCTCGGCTTCCTGGCCGAGGCCAACACCTACGCGTGGCGCAGCCCGCAGGTGTCGTTGGCCGCCGTGCTCGATCACCGCAAGGGCGAGCTGCGAGATCAGGGTCACGCCTGGCAGGCGACGATCGACCCCGACGCCCGCGTGTTCACGACCCATCCGATGACCGACCGCGCCGAGTCGAACGACTGGAACGACGACGGCGACCCGGGCTACTGGACCGGTGAGGCGTCGATGCCGCGGTCGGCCCAGTTCGAACGCACCGCCGTGCACCTGTACCTGCCGGCGTACGACGAGACCACCGACGCCCTGCTCGGGGCGTTCTTCCCGTACCGGCCGTTCACCCACGCCTACTTCCCCACCGACCACTTCGACGAGGTCCGTGAGGTCGGCAACTGGGTCGTCGGCAGCAAGAGCGGCGGCTACGTCGCGCTCTGGTCGTGGCGACCGACCGCGTGGCGCGAGTACCCGGCCGGTGTCGCCACCAACGGCATGACCGGCCCGTTCGACCTCGTCGCCGACGGCGGTCCGGACAATGCCTGGATCGTCGAGGTCGGCAACGAGGACGACGGGACGTTCGACGAGTTCGTCACCGCGGTCACGTCGACCGAGCCGCAGGTCGAGCGCACCGACACCGGCTTCGACGTGGCGTGGACCTCGCCGACCGCCGGCACGATCGAGTTCGGCTGGGATGCACCGTTCGTGGTCGACGGCACCGAACAGCCGATCAGCGAGTTCCCCCGACACGACTCGCCGTGGGGCACCGTCGAGCGACTCGAGACGAACCAGCGATACCAGACCACGACGTCCGGCCTGACCCTCGACTTCGAGTCGTTCGACCGGATCATCGCCTGACACCCGAGCGGCGCGGGCGAGCGCCGAGCTCATGTCTGCGCGGGTCGAGGGTCTCCGACTCGGGACACGAGGTGGCGATCGCTCCCGACCGACGTCCCCTTCCGTCATCACCGGACGATGGTTGCATCGGAGGTTGCGAATGTCATCAGTGTTTTGCGATGATGCACGCATGACGACCACGACACCGGTGCAGATCGCGACCGCAGCGGAGCTGTTCCACGGGATGAGCGACCCGACCCGGCTGCGGATCCTGCTCGAACTCCTCGGCGGCGAACGCCGCGTGACCGATCTCGTCACCGCCGTCGGTTCATCGCAGTCGAACGTGTCGAACCATCTGGCGTGTCTGCGTGGATGCGGACTGGTCACCGATCGCCCGGCCGAGCGCCGGCAGGTGTACTACTCGATCGCCCACCCGGAGCTGATCGATCTCCTCAGGGCATCCGAGCAGTTGCTCGCTCGCACCGGCCACGAGGTCCGGCTCTGCGACCACCCTTCGACCGGCGCCTGCGGAGACGGGTGTGGGTGACGCCTGCTGCGGCGGCGCGCAGGTCGCCGACGAACGAGCGAGCACCGACGACCGCAGTCGGTTCGCGCACTGGCAGTGGTGGGCTGCCGCGCTCGCCGCGGCGAGCTGGCTGATCGGGATCACCGCCGAACTCTCCGATCTGTCGATCTCGCGACCGCTGTTCGTCGTCACGATCGTCGCAGGCGGATCGACGTTCGTGCCCGGCGCCGTTCGGGCGGTCGTCGGCGGTCGCCTCGGCGTCGACGTACTGATGACCATCGCGCTCGTCGGCGCCCTGGCGCTCGACCAGTGGGGCGAGGCCGCCTCACTCGCCTTCCTGTTCTCCATCTCCGAAGCGCTCGAGGCCTGGGCCGTCGCCCGATCCCGACAAGGCTTGCGTGCCGTCCTCGCACTCGTTCCCGAGACGACTCGAGTTCGGTTGGGTGACGGCACCGTCGAACGCGCGACTTCCGAGATCACCGCCGGTGATCGCATCGTCCTGTGGGCCGGCGATCGGCTGCCCACCGACGGCGTCGTCGTCGCCGGCACCTCCAGCGTCGACGTGTCGGCCGTGACCGGCGAGTCGATGCCGGTCGACGTGTCGACCGGGAGCACCGTGCTCGCCGGCAGCATCAACGGGGGCGGCGTGCTCGAGGTCGAGGCGTCGGCACCGGCGTCCGACAGCACCTTGTCGCGCATCGTCCGAGCCGTCGAGGAGGCACACGACCGCAAGGGCAGCGCACAGCGGCTGGCCGACCGGATCGCCCGCCCGCTCGTGCCGGGCATCCTCGTCCTCTCCGCTGCCATTGCGGTGGTCGGCTCACTGTTCGGCGATCCGACCCTCTGGATCGAGCGAGCGCTCGTCGTGCTCGTCGCTGCATCACCCTGTGCCTTCGCCATCTCCGTACCGGTCACCGTGTTCGCCGCGATCGGCGCCGCCAGCCGGGTCGGCTTGGTGATCAAGGGCGGCGCTGCGCTCGAAGCACTCGGCACCGTCCGCACGGTCGCCCTCGACAAGACCGGCACGCTCACGCGGAACCGTCCGGCCGTGGTCGATGTCGCCACGGCGACCGGCGCCGACCGCGACCGGTCGCTGGCGCTCGCCGCAGCCGTCGAAGCGTCGAGCGATCATCCGCTCGCTGCTGCGATCGTCGGCGCCGCTCCGGCCTCCCTACCCACCGCCGTCGACGTGACGACCTTTCCCGGACACGGCATCGTCGGCACGGTCGACGACGTCGCCGTCCGGGTCGGGAAGCCGGGATTCATCGGTGAGGGAGCGTTGGGGAGCGACATCGACCACTTCCGACGCAATGGGGCGACCGTGGTCGTCGTCGAGATCGACGGACACGTCGAGGCCGCGATCGCGATCGCCGACGAGGTCCGCCCCGAAGCGGCCGAGGTCGTCGCCGGCCTGCATCGTCGCGGGCTGGGCGTGACGATGCTCACCGGCGACAACGCGGTCACGGCAGCCGCACTCGCCGGCCAGGTCGGCATCGACGACGTCCGCGCCGAACTCCTGCCCGACGACAAGGTCGGTGCGGTCGGCGAGCTGTCCAGCGACGGCGCCGTCGCGATGGTGGGAGACGGCATCAACGACGCCCCGGCGCTGGCGACCGCCGACATCGGCATCGCGATGGGCGCCGCCGGCACCGACGTGGCCATCGAAGCGGCCGACATCGCCATCATGGGAGATCGACTCGATCACCTCCCCGAGGTGATCGACCACGCCGTCCGGACGCGGCGCCTGATGATCCAGAACCTCGTGATGTCCGGCCTGATCATCGCCGTCCTCGTTCCGGTCGCCGGGTTCGGACTGCTCGGCCTCGGTGCGGTCGTCGCGATCCACGAGGTCGCCGAGATCGTCGTCATCGCCAACGGACTCCGCGCCCGGCGCCTCCAGCGGTCCGACACCTCGAGGCACCACTCCCCCACGCCTCGCCACGACCACGAACGACCGCACGACGTCGGCAACGGACACGCCCACGCCTGCACGCCGGCCTGCGCTCACGCCTGAGCACAGGTGCAGGAGACGTCAGCGCGAGAGTTCGTCGACCTCCGGGTCGTACTCGGGCGATGATGCGTGCACGGCACGGAACAACAGGTGCACGGCGACCGGCAGCGTGAGGATCAGGGCGGCGGCGGCGAGCACGAGCCGCAGCGCTCCCGACCACCCGACATCGGCGGCAGCACCGACGGCGACGATCACGAATGCGACCGGGCTCGCCTTGCCGGCGGCGTGGACACGGGCGTACGGGCTGTCGAACCGCATCAGCCCGACCGCGGCGACGAGCACGACCAGCGCGCCGAGCAGTGCAGCGACCGTTGCGAGCGGGTTCACGGCCGGGCCCCTCTCGCCTCACGCTCGATGTAACGAGTGAGCGCAACGGTCGCGGTGAAGCCGATGATCGCGATGACGACGAGCAGGTTCAGCCATGTGTCTACGCCACGATTCGCGGCATCGACCGCGATCGCCATCATCAGGCTGACCAGCAGCACGTCGAGGGCGATGATGCGGTCGGCCAAGGTGGGCCCCACGACCATGCGGGCGATCGCCAGGACGGCGGACAACCCCAGGATCGAATAGACGACGGTGACGATCACGACGAGACCTCGATTCGCTCGGCTTCTGGGGTGGGCAAGGCGGCGCAGGCCAGCTCGGCGAGCCTGCGGGTGTGCGCCTCGACGTCGGCCCGTCGTTCGACGTCGAGCACGTGGAGGTAGAGCACCGATCCGTCGGCCTCGGCCGCGACCACCGCGGTGCCGGGCGTGACGGTGATCGCGACGAACAGCAACAGGAGGTGGTGTTTCGCCGGTGCCGAGATCGGCACGGCGATGATGCCTTCGCGTGGACGATCACCGGGTGCGACGACGGCGCGCGCGACGACCAGGGTCGACACGACCATGTCGACGGCGACCACGGCGACGAGCCGGAGCATCGGCACGCCCCGGACGCCACCTCGTCCGCTCCCGCCGACGCCGATCGTCAGCGCGACCAGGCCGACGACGATGCCGGACAGGACGTTCGCCCAGCTCACGGATCCCCACAGGGCGCACCACGCCGCCACGAGGGCAGCAAGGGTCACGAGCCGGCGCACCGTCAGCAGGTCGCTCCAGGACATGCCGTTGCGGGTCATGCGGTTGCGTGACATGCGGTTGCGGGTCGGGGGCTGCTTCATCCGGACATCACCTCCGTCACGTACGGCTCCTTGTCGAGCAGCTCGGTCGCTGCTCGTTCGCTCATCTCCCACAGCGGTCCGGAGAGGACGGCGACCGCGAGGGTCACGCCGACGGCCGTCGCTGCGGCCGTCGTCATCGTGCGCCACGACGTGGCGGGCACGAGGCGCCGCTCACCGTCGTCGGGAGCGCCCCAGAACACGCCGATCCAGATCTTCACCATCGACAAGAGCGTCAGCAGGCTGCCGACGAGGGCGACGACCACGATCGCGATGGCGACGTCGTCGATGCCGGCGTCGACCAGCGCCAGCTTGGCCACGAAACCGGAGAACGGCGGCAGACCGGCGAGGCTGAGCGCAGGCAGTGCGAACAGCACTGCAACACCCGGCCGACTGGCGATCATGCCGCTGACCCGGTCGAGCGCCGAGGTCCCGCGGTCGACCTCGATCAGACCACCGACGAGGAACAGCACCGTCTTGACCGGGATCTGGTGGACGAGGAACAGCACGGCCCCGGCGACACCGGCCACGGTGAACAGGCCGAGACCCATCAGCATGTAGCCGATCTGGCTGACGATGTGGAACGACAAGATCCGCTTCACGTCGTCCTGTGCCAGCGCACCGGCCACGCCGACGATCATCGTCAGGCCGGCGATCACGAGGATGAGTGGCCCGAGGGCGTCCATGTCGGTCAGCGTGTGGAACCGGATCATGACGTACACGCCGATCTTGGTGAGCAGACCGGCGAACACCGCCGTGATCGTGGTCGGCGCCGTCGGGTAGCTGTCGGGCAGCCACGAGAACAGCGGGAACATCGCCGCCTTCGTGCCGAACACGACCAGGAACCACAGCCCGATGCCGAGGCGGACACCGTCGCTCAGGTCGGGGACCCGCTCGGCGAGCAGTGCCATGTTGACGGTGCCGGTCGCGGCGTAGACGATGGCGACGCCGATGAGGAACAGGGTCGAGGCGAACAGGTTCATCACCACGTAGGTCATGCCGGCCCGCACCTGGCCGGCGCGTCCCTGGTGGGTCAGCAGGACGTAGCTCGCCACGAGCATCAGTTCGAAGCCGACGAACAGGGTGAACAGGTCACCGGTGAGGATCGACAAGGACACGCCGCCGGTCAGCACGAGCAGCATCGGACCGACGACGGTCGGGTCGGCGCCCATGGCCGACCGCCGCTGTCCGATGGCGAACACCTCGACGATCGTGATGGTGAGCACCGCAGCGAGCAGCACGAGCAC contains:
- a CDS encoding proton-conducting transporter membrane subunit, whose product is MTTLVGLAVGIPLVAAMLALLLRTAARWRDVVTLGSLVGLTGIATTLLVHVRAEGTVVLRVGGWDPELGIVLVADAFAVLVLLAAVLTITIVEVFAIGQRRSAMGADPTVVGPMLLVLTGGVSLSILTGDLFTLFVGFELMLVASYVLLTHQGRAGQVRAGMTYVVMNLFASTLFLIGVAIVYAATGTVNMALLAERVPDLSDGVRLGIGLWFLVVFGTKAAMFPLFSWLPDSYPTAPTTITAVFAGLLTKIGVYVMIRFHTLTDMDALGPLILVIAGLTMIVGVAGALAQDDVKRILSFHIVSQIGYMLMGLGLFTVAGVAGAVLFLVHQIPVKTVLFLVGGLIEVDRGTSALDRVSGMIASRPGVAVLFALPALSLAGLPPFSGFVAKLALVDAGIDDVAIAIVVVALVGSLLTLLSMVKIWIGVFWGAPDDGERRLVPATSWRTMTTAAATAVGVTLAVAVLSGPLWEMSERAATELLDKEPYVTEVMSG
- a CDS encoding monovalent cation/H+ antiporter complex subunit F, translating into MIVTVVYSILGLSAVLAIARMVVGPTLADRIIALDVLLVSLMMAIAVDAANRGVDTWLNLLVVIAIIGFTATVALTRYIEREARGARP
- a CDS encoding HNH endonuclease signature motif containing protein, coding for MDVSAVVEHVEQVAAARAAGRDGHGVDSLQVQEALRSVARLQAWLSSSRTELTSLLSEHDPFPEKTAAECTRGSTRDAIKDRDRSDTIDQIPVFGGLLDDGDITEGHVDALTNAARGLDNDEQRAELFDRVGDLGDVASVASVDEWRRRLGIEAKNIRRRDGIDKLERQKRDTRLSSWTDGDGMICIRGRFDPVTGRQLLGRIDNTVNALFAETVPDTCPTDPIGKQHHLNALALARLVAGDAPRSGRPEYIVVVDTSSGDGNGGPTVDWGIPIDIPQRVLADMMSDGVVHTVVVRNGIVLHAPGQLDLGRSTRLASPAQRRALRALYATCAIPGCDTRFERCKIHHIIWWRNGGTTDLDNLIPVCTHHHTKIHDDDWHIELGPNRELTLRFPDGTIHNTGPPTRRAA
- a CDS encoding heavy metal translocating P-type ATPase — encoded protein: MGDACCGGAQVADERASTDDRSRFAHWQWWAAALAAASWLIGITAELSDLSISRPLFVVTIVAGGSTFVPGAVRAVVGGRLGVDVLMTIALVGALALDQWGEAASLAFLFSISEALEAWAVARSRQGLRAVLALVPETTRVRLGDGTVERATSEITAGDRIVLWAGDRLPTDGVVVAGTSSVDVSAVTGESMPVDVSTGSTVLAGSINGGGVLEVEASAPASDSTLSRIVRAVEEAHDRKGSAQRLADRIARPLVPGILVLSAAIAVVGSLFGDPTLWIERALVVLVAASPCAFAISVPVTVFAAIGAASRVGLVIKGGAALEALGTVRTVALDKTGTLTRNRPAVVDVATATGADRDRSLALAAAVEASSDHPLAAAIVGAAPASLPTAVDVTTFPGHGIVGTVDDVAVRVGKPGFIGEGALGSDIDHFRRNGATVVVVEIDGHVEAAIAIADEVRPEAAEVVAGLHRRGLGVTMLTGDNAVTAAALAGQVGIDDVRAELLPDDKVGAVGELSSDGAVAMVGDGINDAPALATADIGIAMGAAGTDVAIEAADIAIMGDRLDHLPEVIDHAVRTRRLMIQNLVMSGLIIAVLVPVAGFGLLGLGAVVAIHEVAEIVVIANGLRARRLQRSDTSRHHSPTPRHDHERPHDVGNGHAHACTPACAHA
- a CDS encoding monovalent cation/H(+) antiporter subunit G, with amino-acid sequence MNPLATVAALLGALVVLVAAVGLMRFDSPYARVHAAGKASPVAFVIVAVGAAADVGWSGALRLVLAAAALILTLPVAVHLLFRAVHASSPEYDPEVDELSR
- a CDS encoding Na+/H+ antiporter subunit E translates to MKQPPTRNRMSRNRMTRNGMSWSDLLTVRRLVTLAALVAAWCALWGSVSWANVLSGIVVGLVALTIGVGGSGRGGVRGVPMLRLVAVVAVDMVVSTLVVARAVVAPGDRPREGIIAVPISAPAKHHLLLLFVAITVTPGTAVVAAEADGSVLYLHVLDVERRADVEAHTRRLAELACAALPTPEAERIEVSS
- a CDS encoding ArsR/SmtB family transcription factor; the protein is MTTTTPVQIATAAELFHGMSDPTRLRILLELLGGERRVTDLVTAVGSSQSNVSNHLACLRGCGLVTDRPAERRQVYYSIAHPELIDLLRASEQLLARTGHEVRLCDHPSTGACGDGCG
- a CDS encoding Gfo/Idh/MocA family protein — translated: MGSGVGFSVVGIEHPHVFELVEGLLTAGAHEVGHAGDDGPLMELYEQWRADSPRLDVPAALGHDAADLVVVAGVPAERAGHAAAALRAGKHVLSDKPGVTTLEQLDDVVDAERSSGRRWWVLFSERFGNRAVSEAVRRARAGTIGRVVDVVGLGPHSLLADQRPDWFWDPATSGGILADLATHQIDQFCAIADPADTAVVELISSSVGNVSCPDRPTMQDVGRVMLAANGVVGTHRVDYLTAAGLGSWGDCRLMITGTAGTLEVRANVDPAGADGGEHLIQVDADGTHRIDVAGVELDWAARLLADIRAGTDTLMTAAHVHRVCRLAVTAQTRARPWPR